AGTCAACCAGCGTCTTGTAACCTTCGAGGCATTGCGTAATATTGGCTATACCCTTTTTAAGGGTACGAAATGGTTTAGGTATCATATCTAAGACAATTGTTGGCATTCACTAGAAACAGAAAAATTAAGTTTCTGTATCCAAGTTAACAGTTTTCACTTCACAAATTTGTGCATAATCCACACTGATTAATGTTACAGTAAAACTTACCCCTCGCCCTTCTTTCTATAAAAAGTATCCCGGTCCTGCAGCTAAGCGGGTTCGGATTTAAAGTACATTTACCAGTATTATATCACAAGCTGAAAGACCGCAAATATAATCACGGAATCACTTCCTCGTTTTATAATAAGATAGTTATTGAGTAACACAAACTGTATCATGAGACCATACGACTTACTGAATGTGTGTCAATGTCCTTCAAACGCATtacagtaaagttcacttataaCGTACACGCTTACAACGAACAGGCTAAAACAAACAGGCTTCCTCACAGGGGATCAAGGggataataaaataaacttacctgtgaaatgttatcatttatttaatctTGTGAATCTTGTTGACATTGTCAAGGCACAAATAGCGATCTGGGAAGTCTTTCTTTCAAGTCAGCATGGAAGGGCTTGTCACGGAAACGTAAAGCTCTAGATCTTGACACAAATACCAAATCATCCAAGCTGTAGATGCAGGCGGTAAATCCAAGACTGACATGACAGCAGacttggacatacagatttcaaGGCCAATCAGTCGTGGTTAGAGAGATTTAAGAAGCGACGAGGGATATGTTCAGCCATGACACACGGAGAAAGCTCGTCTGTTGACAGCAAGTCAGTTGATGATTGGCTGACGTCACAGAAGCAGAAAATTACCGATTTTGTTAAAAGATGCAGAATAAGATACATCAATGTGTCACGTAGCATACAATACCGAAATACTGCAAGATTGCTTGTCTCGCGACTCAGTCCAAGTTTGAAAATATGTCCATGAACGAACAGTATCTCCGAATTGTGCCAGACATGATCAAAAATGGTTGACGAAACAAAAGTTTGAGTTCCCATGTACAGTATGTACTTCTCAGTGTTCAGTACATAGTTCACACAGACAGATAATACCTTCAGTAGCTTTACCGAAATCCGCCTACATAGTAACTACATCTGGAATAACTAAGAAAGGTTTCTGAACCTTTCTCTGTCAATGCAATGGTGACATGCGTAATGCGCGTATTACTTGGATGAACGAACGTACAGATGGTGGCTCCTCCACGTAGTTCTAACGTTTCAGGGTCATTTGCTGCGTCTCGCACACAAAAATGTGTCAAGTCGGGGTTCCTTACTGAATGCTTCTTAACAGATTCCTTTGgtttcttgaaaccaataaccttataacaaatcTTCAGTGTAATTACAGGAAATATCGAAGTACcgttgatcatctggtacgatTAGAGTCCTTTGTTAAAACTGCTGTAGTAAACAAACAACTTGACGTATCGGCATTCTTTGACCACGCGAGGGCATATGATATCATCTGGAGGCGTGCCATTTAAAATAGCTGTacgttttcacaatctactgcctTTTAAGCTTGTCACCTGCTTTACTTATTTTCcgagatacaacttgttttcatagacgattctgtcaaagtCGCTTGTGGTCATAAGGTTACAAATCGTTCTTCTAGTTCAGTTACAAACGATGTCATGCAAAATCGTTTTGGTCAtgatcaaaaacatatttaactacgagTGGCAAGTAGTTTTGATCTCATtaattaatgaaaacaaatcataatttAGCTAATTGATTCTTAAACTGATTTTAGACCGTAAGGCCACGATTTTGAAAAAAGGTGGCGCCCCATCACGAACCAGGGTGAGTGTAAATGCTATTTCGGATTGTTTCCACCGAGTTATAAAATCTGAACTACTTTGTACTGGTCGTAAAGTATGTATCTGATTGATGGACAAcaggattttgcatgaaattaCACAAGCGTATATACATATTGTCTCCCTGTTATCAGCCAGTTCGCGATTCTGAGAAAGGGCGTAAAGAAAAGTCAACCAGAATAAACTAGCACAAATTCACCCTTCTCCTTTCCATCTACTCGCCATGTCTTGATGCTAGCGACCCAAAACGACTCGCTGTTTGGCCTGGTTCCGGAGTCCGCCATGAGACTTTCAAGCGGCGATTATGACCGATGCGTTGCCTGCCACCTGGCAGGGGTCAGCGACAGATATGATGTAACTTCCGGGCCACAGATGCCACTTCTGTAGCTGTGTACCATAAACAATCCCCACATTCACTACAGCTGTGTCCGTGTGTTTACCTGTTGTAGGATATCGACACGTCTACATCTGTCGCTTAACCCGGTGCCAGTGTCGTCTTCGAGGCTTGTGCATTCCAATACAGGTAATGCTGACCTAACCTCAAGTAACCCCAAGTTGATGAAAGCTTCATGGTAACACAGCAGCTGTTGCATACGTTGTTATGTGTTATTTGAGAGCTCCTAATGTACGAACGTTTTGACAATGAACGACAGTGTGGATTTCGGCGTTTGACTGCACCGTGCGTAAGGTGGAATGTCAGCACGAGGTGACGTGACTGTTCAAACGCAAATAAGAAATCGCCGTTTCAGCTACCGTTTATCTTAATTTGTATAAATACTTTATATCATTCTAGAACCGTTGCATGGTACTAGACAGATCTTTTTGTGGTGAATGCAACGGTATGAATCCAAACATTGTACgttcacaaacaaaaatgtatacagacaCAATCGGCTGCCATTTCAATTGTATCATTCtttcagtccagatttaaagCAAAACAGGGTTCTCAGTGAGGGTGCTCGTCGAGGAACATTCGTTAGACCAAGTGTTTGTGAGTTTGATATGGAGATTTATCATGTGTCCAAGTTAACTATCAAACGAGAACGAGAACAATAGATCCATGGagtttgatttggagatttaTCATGTGTCATAAATAGCTCGGACACATGATAAATCTCCATATCAAACTCGCGAACACGTGGTAACCTATAATATATATGATGAATTTTAATGAAAACAAGAATTAAGTATAAAAAGACTATAGTTTTTTTTGCAGATAGATCCaaagcttgtgccactgtcatttaATCCATAACattatcttttagattaccatcCTATAACTCTATGGCTGCACCCAACAAACCTGGGACATCACTTCGGATCTCATACTCGGATTACTAGTAGTTgtcattagatcgtatatccgtgaactgatgcaaaagaagtgggacattaaattaggtatcaataaattacatccAGTTCAACCAACTATCTTCGGTTGTCAGATTTGAAAATCATCATGCGACAATGTCGAATGTCCTACTTGACTGTATCTATATTTTTATCACAAGGGAAAACTATTTCGATGTAAAAACGTTGAACGCCCTGTCATGATTTTATGGCAATATTGTCTAAACATGCTAACAGCTtcagggatgatgtaaatctagCAAAAGGGGTAAATAAAAGTActctaagtccccatggtcccaacTGTCGacatctaccttcagctgttggcaatctgtagccttCTTTTAATAGTGTATCGTCACCTATAGTTAAAAACATTTAGATTGAAAAACTAATTATAAATTTGTATCTGTGGttgaaataatgccgatgtgactaaatattaactcactcgcttacGTCTATCGTCTCCCACAGCCAGTGTGGTTGGGACTCACTGTGCCCTGAACACAGGTGAATGAAGCACTCGTAACTCCACGTTAGCAGACGTGCGAGTATCAGAACTGACACAGCAGGAACCTTATTTGTGTTTTAACAGACCCAGTCGTGCAAAAGAAAAACATCAAAGACAAATATGTGCAAACGTCAGTGTAAATCAACTATCACGAAAAGGAGTTTCAGGAGGGGCAAGAAAAACCTGCTGTAAAGTGTTGCCTAATATCGCTTCTAGCTACAAAGTCATGCGACAGCGGCCACGGCCCAAAGGTAGCACGCCAAACTATCAACCACGTCCTGAAGCATGACAATACCAAATTATCAACGAATCTGAAGTCAATGTTTCATCGGATGACGTGAAGTCTGGAGAGTCGTTTTGAATTTGAGAGAGGGCATTCACTGTGGTTTCTCAGTTAACATTTTATCAACTCTCTTGGATAGGTAAGGATACTAATGTGATGACAACAAACATGTCATCTACAGACCTGAAACTGTAGTATCCCTGAAGGTCCTGATCTTCAATCAAATCGAAGGAATCAAAATACCTATTCATGTGGAAAGagaaacagatcatctgtcaAAAGAGATACATTGGGTATCCGCGTTTTGTCTGAATCACCATCAGTTAAATTTACTTACATGTTGTCAGCCAGGACGTGTAAAACCTATTTTTGTTTTCCAGGACCAATCGCCAAGATGTCAttattaacatgaaatgtcgactgTGTAATGAATTTACAGGGACTGTCGAACACCTTGTCATTAGATCCCTTCCTTGGCAGATCACAACCCAAATGACACAATGGTATGGCCGGTTGCTTGTGCTACCGTCGTAGCCTGTGACTTGACTccaaggtccatccatggtatgaccctaaACATGCCCGGGGCGCCGTGGAAAATCATGCTTTATGGAGGTTGGatactgttacggttaataatttgccgtgacaaaaggtataagaaatcccctatgaaccagcaaaaaATATCCCTgccaagtctaaaatattcaattttaTGTGTTGACACCGAAGATCAAGATGCAGTGATTCACAataatagaggtttctagtacaatggaGCTGAGCCAAATCTAAGGTAATGAGTCACAAATACagtatcaactcaccaaagttttGGTTTTCTGTGAGAAGTagttctactaaatctttcacagcgAGTGATCTTGAATGTAGGGCTTGATGAAGAGACAGACAGACGTAGATAGCTTATTGAGAAGCATTTAGAAGTTAGTATTCAAATATAAGCCAAAATgttgtggatgtcaacttcttctttattatttacacaacgtttctgggttattcattgccccttcgtcaggtggatgctgaCTAACAGGTgaacaggatatatatactagtaatgtTCATGAATCCAGAATGATGATTTTAAGCATGTATCTACTTAGGGTTAACGTTGGGATGAAGCTGTTATAGTGGATTAAGAAGGGATTGGTGAAGCCTTAGGTCTAATTAGGTTGTTGATGCCAGTCAGTGGAGTGTGATGGATTGTTCATAATATGTCCAGAAAGGGATGACATAAGGTCATATTTATCTGTTAACATTTTGTGCTCTTTGAGCTTAATGTCAATGGGGCGGGATGTCTCTCCTACATAGCTGCTGCCACAGTCACACATTAGCGTGTAGATGCAGCCCCTGAGCTTGTGAGCGGGCATGGTTGATGTACATCTGCCACTGGCCTTCAGAATGGTCTTTAATGTCTTGTCAGACTGTAATACTTCAGTAGAAATAGAAAATCCCGCtgacattttacaaaatatgaacaCACAAATGAATATTATTAACAATCATAATGGGACAAGTCCACTGATATGTAAAGTGCGTTAAGAGACAAAAAGGCTGTCTGTCACTTCCTCAATAATATTAACAATATGTGCAGGTATGATATGTCTGTCGATACTCACGCTGTACAGCAGTAACAACAGTGGGGTGCAAGTAACATGTCCCGGTTAATTCATGGACCATACTGACAACACACCGAAATCAACGACTATCACATTACCGTTTTGTTTCTGTCCTTCGGTTACATATGTCAGTCAGTTTATACTTGTACTAATCATCGTTTTCATTAAATCAGAAACACGATATCTTCAGAAAAACACACGCTGTTGCAGAGATAAACAGAGTGAAGAACAAATAGAAGAAAATCCTGCTCATCATTCTGCTCACTCGTTTCCAGGTCATCGGTGGTGGAGTCCATGATCCATTCGATTTCTTGTCCAGTGACAGGATCTCCGTACTTCCGACAGCAGGAGTGCCAAAGAAACATCTCTCCCAGGACCTTGTCATACGTCCCATCCACGACGGAACAGGTCTAATGGCTGCATCTAGATGGAACACGCGAACGACCCAGATTGTCAGGAACACGTAGATAGAGCTCATAATAAACAGGCCAACAAGAAAGATTGTAAACATAGGTAATGAGTCACCGTTCTGTGGCAGCAGTCCAGTGACGAAGGACAGAGATACAGTGAAAGACAGCAACACCGTGATGGCAAAAGACACCTTCTCGCCAGACTCCACAGGAATGAGGAACACGACCACATTTACTAATCCCAGTACCAGGACAGGCAGGAGAATTGTCAGTATGGCCAAAGATGGCTTTCTCTTTAAGGTCATATGGTAAGTTACAAAGGCAAAGTACCTGTCACTGTTTTGAAAGACAGTTCTTGAAGAAGATGTGTTGGTGATATCCCACTGGCTGTTAGAGTTGAACAAACTTAACCCAATAGAGTCACTAGTGGGTTTTATATCAACTTCTTTCAGATTACTTCCCCACTCAAACGTTATATATTCACATTCCTGCTCATCCAAAGGAAAATTGGTAACATCCATTTGGCAGAAAGTCTTGAAGGTATCGCCAGGTGCccatgtcacatttccttcgGCTGTCACTGTCATGACCCCAAAGTCGAGACCCAGAGGCTGAACCCGATCCACCACGTTGCGAACAGTGATGTATGGTCTCCAAACCTTCCCATAGTCAGGAGTTATTTCACGGACTCCTCCATACTCGCTGGCGTTCCAAGTTAGAAATTCATCTTTCCAAGAAACTATGAAAAATCCATTGGCTGTCACTGTCTGAGTAACTTCATCAAAGTTGGACATGCTCACAAGATGAAGTTCTAAAGAGACCGTGATTGTGTCACTGCTGTTCTTGACGGGTCTCACCTTTGGGTTGTTATTTCTGATGAGGTCATTGTGTAGTTGAAATACATGGTGGTCATCCTGACCTCTGCTTGCCTTCAGTAACAACAGTAGACACAGTCCACATGTGACAACCTT
The nucleotide sequence above comes from Haliotis asinina isolate JCU_RB_2024 chromosome 5, JCU_Hal_asi_v2, whole genome shotgun sequence. Encoded proteins:
- the LOC137283291 gene encoding neuronal acetylcholine receptor subunit alpha-7-like produces the protein MLPKERILRNISIRIFMQRARQRLYVVWLFTETKMHHFKVVTCGLCLLLLLKASRGQDDHHVFQLHNDLIRNNNPKVRPVKNSSDTITVSLELHLVSMSNFDEVTQTVTANGFFIVSWKDEFLTWNASEYGGVREITPDYGKVWRPYITVRNVVDRVQPLGLDFGVMTVTAEGNVTWAPGDTFKTFCQMDVTNFPLDEQECEYITFEWGSNLKEVDIKPTSDSIGLSLFNSNSQWDITNTSSSRTVFQNSDRYFAFVTYHMTLKRKPSLAILTILLPVLVLGLVNVVVFLIPVESGEKVSFAITVLLSFTVSLSFVTGLLPQNGDSLPMFTIFLVGLFIMSSIYVFLTIWVVRVFHLDAAIRPVPSWMGRMTRSWERCFFGTPAVGSTEILSLDKKSNGSWTPPPMTWKRVSRMMSRIFFYLFFTLFISATACVFLKISCF